The DNA segment CAAACTGGTGGCATGCGACACCAATGGTGGCTGGTGCCCCCAGATGAGAGTTTCCCCACAGCAGACGTCCATGTCGCGACCCGAAAGGCAGACGGATGAGATTGCTGCCCTTCGGCGGCGCACCAGGCAGAACGCACCGCGCCGATGCAGTCGTCACGGGCGCAGGAAGCGGTATCGGCCGCGCATTCGCCGTGGAGCTTGCGCGCCGAGGTGGACGCGTGGTGTGCGCCGACAAAGATCCCGTCACTGCAAAAGAGTCGGCAGAGTTGGTGAGGCAGGCTGGCGGCGAGGGCTTCGACATCGAATGCGATGTCACCGATCTTGAGCAGGTCCGCAACCTCGCTGATGTGAGCGAAGACTGGTTCGAGAAGGCTGCGAGCCTCGTCATCAACAACGCCGGAATCGGTGCGGGCGGCAACCGCATCGGCGCGACGTCGATCGAGGACTGGAACGCGGCGATTTCTGTCAACCTCTGGGGCGTTATCTACGGCTGCGAGACTTTTGTGCCTCGGCTCCGCAGCAATGGGCATGGCGGAGTCATCAATGTGGCGTCGGCAGCGAGCTTTGGCTCGGCCCCTCGGATGGCGGCTTACAACGTGAGCAAGGCCGGGGTGCTCGCTCTGTCGGAGACATTGGCGGCCGAACTGAGCGGTACTGACATCAACGTCACAGTGCTTTGCCCCACCTTCGTGAAGACGAACATCGTCAACAATCCTCAAATCGACGAGGCGGCTGCAAGACTCGCGGCCAACCTGATGAAATGGACCGGCATTTCGCCACAGCACGTTGCTCGAACGACGTTGAACGCGCACGATCGCGGACAAATTTATGTAGTACCCCAACTCGATGCCAAAGTCTTGTGGCAACTCAAGAGAGCCCTACCCGGCCCCTTTACTCGCACGCTGGGCCTCGTGGAGCGCATGGCCTCATGGAACGATTCAGCCGAGTAGAGGAGCAGGGAAAATGGCTTTCGCATACAGTGACATGCTCGAGACAATCAAAAACAAGCAATGGGCTCTTGCCGATATCGATTGGAACGCCCCTGGCGCGGAACTGATCACCGATGAACAGCGTCCCAAACTCAAGCAATTCATGTCCGACGTGGTGTGGATTGAGCATGTTGGAGCACGTGCCTTCGCCGCGATGGCTCCAAAGGCGCCATTCGAAGCGCTCGGAGACATTTACCGTTACTTTCACGCCGAGGAGCAGCGTCACGCCAATGCCGAACTTGCCTTGATGCGTCGCTGGGGCATGCTCGAGGAAGGCGAGAAACCGGTCCCGAACAAGAATATTCGGCTGGTCATCGAATGGCTGGACCGTTATGCGGAAGCCCTGCCCCTGACCGTCATCGGGGCCGCGATTCCGGCACTGGAGACTGCGCTCGATGGAGCGCTGCTGAAGTTTCTCCTCGATGAGGTTGACGACCCTGTGTGCGGGGAGGTGTTCAACAAGGTCAACAGCGACGAATCAAGGCATCTCGCGGTTGGCTTCCAGGTCTTGAATGACCTGGGCGCCAGCCCGATGCGAATCCACGCCATTCAAACTGCGGGTGCTCTTGTCGACCCGCGCATTCTCACCGGCGCGTTGCTGTATATCCCGCTCCTGACGCGCATGTTGATGAATCTCAACGCTATGGGTCTGTCCGAGGAGAAGTTATACAACGCAGTGACGCGGTATGCCAATGTCGGCGATCGCAGTGAGCATACGCGGAGGGTGCCCGGCTATCACATCTTGAAGGCGCACATGTCGTCGTCCATCAAGCGGTCCCAGCCTCTGCACTTCGTGTCTCAGCGCCTTGGCAATGCGATCGATGTTTTCCCTGTTCAGATTTTCGGTCGGCCGCCATCCTGGACGGACGAACTGACCTACGAACCGGTTGCCAAATGACAGGCACCACGACGACGTTGATCGTCGGCGCCGGGTTCGCAGGTATCGGTGCGGCGATCAGACTGCTTCAAGAGGGCACGGATGACTTCGTCATCCTGGAACGGTCAGATCGCGTCGGAGGCACCTGGCGAGACAATACTTATCCCGGTGCGGCCTGCGATATTCCCTCGCTTCTCTACTCCTACTCGTTCGAGCCGAATCCGGGCTGGACTCGTACCTACTCGGGGAGCGCTGAGATCCTCGAATATATCGACGATATGGTCGACAAGTACGATCTTGCCCGGTTCATCCAGTTTGATACCGACGTGACTGCCTTGGAATTCGATGAGAGTGCCGGCATCTGGATGGCCGACACGGCAGATGGAAAGCGGTATCACACCCGGTCAGTTGTGATGGCCAGTGGACCACTTGCCAACGCCAGCTTTCCCGATATTCGGGGTATTGACTCGTACGGTGGAAAAAAGATCCACAGCGCTCGATGGGACCATGGCTACGATCTCGGCGGTAAGAGGGTTGCAGTCATCGGGACAGGCGCGAGCGCGGTTCAGATCATTCCCGAGCTCGTAAAGTCGGCTGCCTCGGTCAAAGTCTTCCAGAGAACGCCCGGCTGGGTGTTGCCCAGGGTGAACTTCAGGCATCCGGCCTGGGCGCGTTCGACCTTCACACACCTGCCGGTGAGCGAACAAGCGCTCCGCGACGCGTGGTTTTGGGCCCACGAAGTGATGGCAGTGGGTATGGTCTGGAACACCGCCGCGACGTCCGCGATACAGCTGGCGGCCAAGGCTCATCTCCGTCGGCAGGTGAAAGACTCCTGGTTGAGACGTCAGTTGACGCCCCATTTCAGGCCTGGATGCAAGCGCATGCTCATGACCAGTGATTATTACCCTGCGCTACAGGCGGATAACTGCAAGCTGATCAGCTGGCCGATCGCCACATTGTCACCCAACGGTGTTCGGACCGCCGACGGTGTCGAGCACGAAGTGGACTGTATCGTATTTGCCACTGGCTTCGATGTGGCCAAACGTGGCACCCCGTTCCCGATTAGCGGCCTCGGCGGTCGGAAGCTCGGCGATGAATGGTCTCAGGGGACATTTGCCTTCAAGAGCGTGAGCGTGGCCGGGTATCCGAACTTATTCTTCACTTTCGGACCGAATTCCGGGCCAGGCCACAACTCGGCGCTCGTATATATGGAGGCTGCAATTGACTATATAGTCAAGGCGATCAAGCTCCTTCAGCAAAATGACATCGGCACTTTGGATGTGAGGGAGGATCGTCAGGACCGCTATCACTCCGAAATTCAGCGCCGCCTTCGACGAACGACTTGGAATTCGGGGTGCAGCAGTTGGTATTTGACCGAGGACGGCTACAACGGCACGATGTACCCAGGTTTCGCGACCCAGTTTATGAGAGAACTATCCCGCTTGGATCCTCATGATTACGTGATAACCCGGCGCGACGATACACACGTCGAGCTGACGCAATCACTCTGAATACAAGTTTGCAGGGCTGACCGTCAGAACGGTGAAATACAGGAATGGATCGCAAGTCCGACCGTAATTACGAGATAATTATCATAGGAGCTGGATTTTCCGGCATCGGGTCTGGCATTAGCTTGATGAAGGCGGGATTTACCGACTTCTTGATGGTTGATGACGCCGATGGCGTAGGTGGTACGTGGCACTGGAACACCTACCCGGGTATCGCTGTCGATATACCGTCGTTCAGTTATCAATTCTCATACGAAATGCGGCCCTCTTGGTCGCGCACGTACGCCCACGGCAATGAGCTCAAAGCCTATGCCGAGCGATGTGTTGAAAAGTATCGGCTCTGGGACCATATTCGTTTCAACACAACCATTACCGAGGCTTGTTTCGACGAGAACGCAACACGGTGGCATTTGACCAGTGCCAATGGTGAGGAGTTCACGGCACGCTTCGTGATAAATTGCTCCGGCGTTCTCAGTCGGCCAAAGTGGCCTGAAATCAAGGGGGTGCGAGATTTCGCCGGCGTTACGCTCCACACGGCTAGATGGGACAATGCCAAAGATCTCAGCGGGAAGAGGGTTGCAGTAATCGGTACCGGTGCATCGGCGGTGCAACTGATACCCGAAGTCGCAAAGAAAGCAGAGAGTCTGACGGTATTTCAGCGAACTCCAATTTATTGTCTGCCGAAGCCAGACTTCCCCATACCGACGTGGGGTGGAAGGCTTCTACATTTCCTGCCGGGGGCACAATTGGCGACCCGGACCGCCAGCCAGGCGTTCGTGGAAATCACTTTCCCAATCGCCGCTCACTTTCATACGGTGATACCGTTCGCCGATGTCATGGAGAGCGCCGCAAAGCGGTACATGCGGCGTGAGGTCCATGACCCGACGACGAGAGAACAACTCATTCCGCGCTACTCGTTGGGCTGTAAACGACCCAGCTTCCACAATTCCTATCTCGCAACGTACAACCGGTCCAACGTTTCGCTCGAGACGAGCGGCATAACCCATATCGACCATGCATCCGTCCATACTCGAGACGGCAAAGCTCATCCCATTGACGTCTTGATCCTGGCCACCGGCTTCAAAGTGATGGAGTCGGGCAACATGCCAACTTACGTATTGAAGGGACGCGGCGGGCTGGAGCAGGCTACATGGTGGGACGAGCATCGACTGCAGGCCTTCGAAGGGGTGAGCGTCCCGGGATTTCCGAATCATTTCAACATCTTCGGCCCGTACGGCTACAACGGTTCCTCGTACTTCACGCTCATCGAGGCGCAGAGTCGGCACATCGTCCGGTGTCTTCGTCGCGCGCGGGCGCTGGGTGCTAACTGCGTGGAGGTCAAGAAGGAGGCGAACGACCGTTATTTCGCCGAAGTGCTAAGGCGGCGTCACAGACAGGTTTTCTGGCAGCCGAGCTGTTCCAATGCCAACAGCTACTACTTCGACAGGCACGGTGACGTTCCACTCCGTCCATCAACGACTCTGGAGACCTATTGGCGGAGCCGCACCTTTCGCCTCTCGGACTACCGATTCGAGAATCGGCCCGAAGAGGTGTGTCCCCGGTGACCAGAATGGATGCCCCTGACTGGCAGCCCAGTCTTGCCAGTCATCTCGTCGCGATGTCCTCGCGAACCACGCTGCGGCCACTGGCGCAGCTGATGCCATCAAACGCCTACGGACTTGCGGTGATGGATCGCGTGCTTCGAACAGCGCTCGTAGCCTCACGGCCTCGGCGCGGCGTCACAGTGCGCAAGGTTGACACTGTATTCGCCGGAGGCCCGGTTCGTGGGGACTGGATCACCACGCCTGCCATTAATCCGCATGCCAACCCTTTGCTGTACATCCACGGCGGCGCCTATTCTATGTGCTCGCCGGAGACGCACCGCGGTCTTCTTGGTGAACTCGCCTCGGCGAGCGGGCGCCCCATCTTCGCAGTGAAGTATCGTCTTGCCCCGCGGTATCCCTATCCCGCAGCCGCGGACGATGCGCTGAATGCGTATCGCTGGCTTACCAGCGGAGGGTCCCCGGGTTCTTGTCAGCGCACCGTCGCGGTTGCCGGCGATTCAGCGGGCGGTCAGCTCACGATGGCCACGGCCTTGGGCGCACGTGCAGTTGGATTGCCGCTCCCTGATGCGATGCTGCTGATGTCTCCCGTCCTGGATCTCAGGTGCGAACTTGCCAGAGCGCGTGAAATTCGCCGCCGGGATCCTTTTGCCTCCGCTCAATCAGCGGCGCGCGCTCTTGACCTCTACGTAGGTGGCGCAGATCGCGGAGATCCGCGCCTCAGCGTGCTTGACGCGGACCTCACCTCGATGCCGCCGATCCTCATTCAGGTGGGCGGGAGAGAAATGTTGATCGATGACTCGCGCCGTCTCGCCGAGCGACTTCAATCAGCTGGATCCCACGTCGAGATCCAGGTATACCGGGGACAGATCCATGTATTCCAGGCTATGTTCCGGATTCTTCCCGAAGCCCGAGACGCGATTCATCGAGCGGGACGCTTCCTTGAAGCCTCGGAAGTCAGGTGAAAGTGTCCGAACAGGCAATGCTCCTACACCTACACCACCTCGACCGCCGCAGCGTGAAGTCAGTCGTCTCTGCCTCATGAGCAGCAACTTCGCGACGGCCTGTCGCGCATACGATCCGTCGATCGTGATCATCGGGGCCGGCTTCGCCGGGGTTGCGATGGCCCACCGGCTGAAGAAGGACGGGTTCACGAACTTCACGATCCTGGAAAAGGCTGCAGACATCGGGGGTGTTTGGCGTGACAACACCTATCCGGGAGCGGCCTGCGACGTGCCGTCAGCGTTGTACTCACTCTCGTACAAGCCCAATCCTCGTTGGTCACGGCGATATGCCGAGCAACCCGAGATACTCAAGTACCTCCAACAACTCGTGGAGAGTGGCGGACTGGCCGCGCATCTGCGTACCCAGACCGAAGTTGTCGCAATGACCTTCGATGACCAGCTAGGGCGTTGGACCCTGGTTACGAACTCGAACGAGACAATAACCTGCGATGTCGTCGTCTCGGCCGTGGGTCAGCTCTCCTTGCCCCACGTACCCGTTATTGCCGACGCAGACACCTTCCAGGGGCCGCGCTTTCATTCGGCGCGTTGGGACCGATCGGTTTCGCTTCGCGGCAAGCAAGTAGCCGTCATCGGCACAGGAGCTAGTGCCATCCAATTCGTGCCACACATCGCCCAGGAGGCGGAGCATGTCACGCTATATCAGCGCACGGCTCCGTGGATCTTGCCGAAGTGGGACAGCAGGTATGGAGTCCTTCACGACAGGGTGAGCGAGTTATTGCCGATGGCGCTGCGCCTCGAGCGTTTCGCGGTATGGCTAATTTTCGAGTTGCTCGCTGTGACGCTAGTCGACGCGAAGCCCCTCTCACGCGTCCTCGGTGCGATCGCGCGCCGCCACCTACATCGGCAGGTTGCTAGCCCATCTTTGCGCGAGCAATTGATGCCTTCGGACGCGCCAGGGTGCAAGCGAGTGCTGTTCTCGAATGATTACTATCCAGCAATCGCGAGTGATCGCGTGTCGTTGGTGCCGAAGGCTATCGCAGAGCTCTGCGACAACGGTGTCAAGACCGTGGATGGAGAGTTTCGTCCTGCAGATGTCGTGATCTACGGAACCGGGTTTCGCGCCACCGATTTTCTCGCCCCGATGTCCGTGCGCGGCTCTCGCGGAGTCTCCTTGGCCGAGGTGTGGAAGACCCAGGCGTACGCATATCTGGGCATCACTGTCCCCATGTTCCCGAACCTGTTCCTGCTTTATGGTCCCAACACGAATGTGGGCTCGGGGTCGATCCTCTACATGATCGAGTCACAAGTCCGTCACATCGCAACGCTCATCAAAGCCGTGGCTGCTCATCCGGGTCATGCGATCGATGTCAGGACGGAGAGCGCGCAACGCTACAACACGCGCTTGAGAAGGCGACTACGGAGGTCGGTGTGGGCGCTGTGTGCGAGCTGGTATCGAACCTCGAGCGGGGAAATCCCGACGAACTGGCCGGGGCCTACCTTGGTTTATCGACTCCTTACCCGGAAGCCGCACAGCGGCGATTACGTCTTGAGAAACGTCGGGCGTCTAAAGGTCTGAGACCCTGCAGAACCGAGCCTGGCCGACTAAGGGCACGAGACGCGCACTTAACCGCTAGGCCAATAATGTCTAGATATTGACATCAATGGCATCTTTGTAAAGACTGGTGGACGCCGTCAAAGCGGCCCAGCGTCCAGGAGGAACCATGACGAATCACCTTCTCGCACCTGCGCACCACGTGAAGGAGCGGTTGTCCTCTGTGATCATGGTCCCCGCGCCTCACGCCGTCGACGACAGATGGCGTCGATGGAGCCGGGACTGGCCGGTTCGTGAACTGGCACCGGCACCCGCGGGCAGTGGATTGAAAGCCGTCCGGGGGGATGCCGGACTGCCCTTCGTAGGTCACACGCTCGACTACATCCGATTCGGCTCGGATTTCAGTCGAGAGCGCTACGACCGTCTGGGTTCGGTGTCGTGGATGGGCGCGTTCGGCACCAAGATGGTGGTCATCGCCGGCCCTGACGCCACTCGAGAGGCGTTCACGAGCGAAGCGAAAGCATTCTCTCAGGATGGCTGGTCCTTCCTGATCGACGCCTTCTTCCATCGCGGTTTGATGCTCATGAGCTTCGACGAGCACTTGATGCACCGGCGCATCATGCAGGAGGCGTTTACGCGTCCGCGCCTGACCGGATACGTCGAACAGGTAACGCCATGCGTTCGCTCGGCAGTGCCTGCGTGGCCGGTGGGCCCGTCGGTTCGAATCTACCCACTGTTGAAGGAACTCACCCTCGACATCGCTACCGACGTCTTCATGGGCGGCCGCGGCAAGGACGAGAGCGATGCTGTCAACAAGGCGTTCGTCGCTACGGTCCGGGCGGCGAGTTCCCTTGTGCGTGCTCCGCTTCCGGGAACCAGATTCCGCGCTGGTGTGCAAGGGCGGCGCGTTTTGGAGGACTACTTCTTCCGGCATCTGCCGGCCGCGCGAGCCGGTGAAACGGAGGATCTGTTCGCTGCTCTCTGTCAAGCCACGACCGAAGACGGGGAGCGGTTTTCCGACGAGGATGTGGTGAATCACATGATCTTCTTGATGATGGCGGCCCACGACACCTCGACGATCACCACCACAGCGGTCACCTATTTCCTTGCCAAGTATCCGCAGTGGCAGGAGGCTGCGGCTGCGGAAGCCGCGGCCATCGGTGACGGGTTGCCGGACATCGAGGCCCTGGAGAAGATGACGGTCATCGACCTCGTGATCAAGGAAGCGCTCAGACTGCTTGCACCTGTTCCGCTGGTGATGCGCAAGACGGTTCGAGATGTCGCCATCGATGGATATCACATCCCCTCGAACACGTTATGCGCTATAACGCCTGCCGTGAATCACTTCGATCGAACGATCTGGAGTGATCCGGAGCGGTTCGATCCCTCACGTTTCGACGAGCCTCGGCGCGAAGACCAACACCACCGATTCGCCTGGGTTCCGTTCGGAGGTGGAGCGCACAAGTGCATCGGCATGCAATTCGGGACGCTCGAAGTCAAAGCAATCCTGCACAGGATGCTGCGTTCGTTCACTTGGAAGGTTCCGGAGAACTATCACGTCCGATGGGACAACACCTCGCTGCCCATTCCGGTGGACGGACTTCCGTTGGAGATGAAGCGCCGATGACCGTCGACCACAGCCCCTACCTCGAACCCACGGAGTTTCTTGACTGGCAACAAGATTCGGTACGTGACTTCGTGTCATCGGCGATCCGTGGTGCCTGCGGCGACACCGAGAAGGCCATCGCCATCTTCACCGCGGTCCGTGACTCCATTTGGTACGACCCCTACACGGTGACCGACAACCCGCACGCGTATCGCGCCAGCACCGTCGCGACCGCAGAACGGGCCTACTGCGTCCCGAAGGCCGTGCTCTTGACTGCAGCGTGCCGAGCGGCGGGAATCCCGGCGCGGCTGGGGTTCGCCGACGTCCGAAACCACCTCCAGACCAAGGCATTGCGCGAGCGGATGGGTGGTAGCGACGTTTTCGTCTACCACGGCTACAGTCTCATGTTCCTCAACGGTGCGTGGGTAAAGGCCACCCCGGCGTTCAATCGCGAGCTGTGCGCACGCTTCGGTGTCTCGCCGATCGAATTCGACGGCCGTAGCGACGCGCTACTCCATGGTTTCACCGCTGACGGCACCCAGCACATGGAGTATCTGCGCGACCGGGGAGCCTACGACGATCTACCCCTAGCAGACATCCTGCAAGCACTGAGAACGCATTACGGCACATTCATCGATCAGCCGAACAGCCGTCCCGACCTCTTCGCCTGAAAGGGCACTACACGATGCAAAGCACAATGCAAAATGTTCCGCTCACGGTGTCGGCGATCGTCCAGCATGCGGCAGCCATACACGGTGACAGCGAGGTCGTCACTCCGACCGGAAATGGATATCGGAGAACGCCTTACCGCATTGTGCTGGCGCGAGTGGCTCGCCTTGCCAATGCGCTGCGCAGTCTTGGCGTCACGGCAGACCAACGCGTGGCCACCTTCCAGTGGAGCAACCAGGAACATCTGGAGGCCTACTGTGCGATTCCCTCCATGGGCGCGGTCCTGCACACGCTCAACATTCGTTTGGCCCCAGAGCAACTGGCGTACATCGCCAATCACGCGAGCGATCAGATCGTCCTAGTCGACGCTTCGGTTGCCCCGTTGTTGGCGCGCGCGCTCCCAGCGATGGCGTCGGTGCACACCGTCATCGTCACCGGAGAGGGCGACCTTGCCCCGCTCCAGGGATGCGGGAAGACCGTTCTGCGTTACGAGGAAGTGCTTGCCGGCCAAGAAGAATCATTTGACTGGCCTGAGCTCGACGAGCTGTCCGCCGCGGCCATGTGTTATACGAGCGGTACCACCGGAGATCCCAAAGGCGTCGTCTACAGCCACCGTTCGACGTACCTTCACTCCCTGACCGCCTGCACAGCTAACGCTTTGTCAGTCAGCGAGGCCGACCGTGTGCTGGCCATCGTCCCAATGTTTCACGCCAATGCGTGGGGGCTTATTTACGCAGCGTTGATGTCCGGTGCGGATCTGGTACTGCCTGACCGGTATCTCCAAGCCGAACCGTTGGTGTCGATCATCGAAGACACCAGACCGACCTTGGCCGGTGCAGTGCCGACGATCTGGAACGATGTCGACCGATATCTGGATTCGCACCCTGAGCGGGACATTTCTTCGTTACGGCTGGTCGCGTGCGGGGGGTCTGCTGTTCCGCTTTCGTTGATGCGGGCATTCGAAGAGAAGTACGACGTGCCCATTGTGCAGGCCTGGGGTATGACCGAAACCTCTCCGTTGGCGACCGTTGCACGTCCGGCTCACAGAGCCGACGCGACGCGGCGCTGGGAGCTGCGCGCATCCCAGGGCCGACCGATCTGCGGTGTCGAAATCCGGTTGCGGGACGACGACGGGAAAGACGTGCCGTGGGACGGGCAATCAGTTGGGGAGATCCAGGCGCGCGGTCCCTGGATCACCGGGTCCTATTTCGGAAACAACGATACGGAGAAGTTCGACGAAGGATGGCTGCGTACCGGTGATGTGGGCAAGATCGACGCCGAGGGCTATCTGACACTGACCGACCGCTCGAAAGACGTCATCAAGTCAGGTGGCGAATGGATCTCCTCGGTGGAGCTGGAAAACACGCTGATCGGCCACCCTGCCGTGTACGAAGCGGCGGTAGTCGGCGTCGCGGACGATAAATGGCAGGAAAGGCCGTTGGCGCTTGTCGTCGTCCACCCCGGAACCGACGTTGACATTGACCAACTCCGATCGTTCCTTGCGGACAAAGTCGCCAAATGGTGGATTCCCGAGCGATGGAGCTTCGTGTCCGATATTCCGAGGACGAGCGTCGGAAAGTACGACAAAAAGGTCATCCGTGCGCGCCACTCTGCCGGCGAATACCTCATCGAAATCGAAACGTCATAACGTCAAATCCCTGGAATTCCAACAGTCGGAAGGTAATCATGTCCTCACCAATCTCTCCCTGGATGAATGCCGAATTACTCGAGCTTCGTGACCTCGCTGCGAAGTTCTTCTCGGCCGAATTGGCGCCGCATGCGAACCGCTTTGCAGACCAGCACCACGTCGACCGAGAACTGTGGAACCGAGCAGGCGAGCTGGGCCTGCTCTGCATGTCTATACCTGAGGAATACGGCGGAGGCGGTGGCACTTTCGCGCACGAAGCGGTCGTGCTTGAAGAGCAGGCCCGCATAGGTGACAGCTCATGGGGCGCGGGACTGCACAGCGGAATCGTCGCCCACTACATCCTGCAGTACGCGACTGAAGAGCTGCGCGCGCAGTGGCTTCCCAAGATGGCGTCCGGTGAAATGATCGGGGCGATCGCCATGACAGAACCGGGGACCGGGTCCGATCTGCAGAGCGTCAAGACAAAAGCCCTCCTGGACGGTGACGAGTACGTGATCACCGGCTCCAAGACTTTCATCACCAACGGCCAACAGGCCGACCTCATCATCGTTGTTGCCAAGACAGATCCGAGCCAGGGCGCTGCGGGCATCTCTTTGATCGTTGTCGAGGCTGACCGGGCGGGATTCCGGCGCGGCAAGGTTCTCGACAAAATCGGCCAGCGCGGCCAGGACACCTCCGAGTTGTTCTTCGATGAAGTGAGAGTTCCGCGCTCGCATCTACTGGGCCAGTCTGAGGGACAGGGCTTCATTCAGCTGATGACGCAGCTGCCACAAGAGCGACTCATCGTCGCGGTGGGGGCTGTCGCAGCGATGGAACTTGCCCTGGAGCAGACGCTCAAGTACACGCGTGAGCGGGAGGCGTTCGGTCGGCCTGTCTTTGGCTTTCAGAACACCAAGTTCACGCTGGCTGAAGCCGCGACAGAAACGCGCATCGCACGAGTGTTCCTCGACTACTGCATCGACCTGCACCTTGCGGGTCAACTCGACGTGCAGACCGTCGCCATGGCGAAGTGGTGGACCACTGAGCGAGCGATGAAGGTACTCGATGACTGTATGCAGCTTCACGGCGGATATGGCTACATGACCGAGTACCCCATCTCGAGGTTGTGGGTGGATCAGCGCGTGCAAAAAATCTATGCCGGCACGAACGAGGTGATGAAGGAAATCATCTCGCGTTCCCTATGACTCAGAGGAGTTGCCGCCCGCACGTTAGTCATCTAGAGGAGGAGGACTGATGGCATCGATGGTGGTGCCGTATCGCCACGACATGGGCGGCCACTGCGGATCGGGGGCTCTTCGGGATTTGACCGAATGGGCCGGGATCCGTTGGGGTGATGACACCCCGGACGAAGGCATCGTGTTTGCTCTCGGCGGGGCCCTCGACTTCTCGTATGTTCGCTCGGCCCACCTACGTCCACCGATCTACCTCGTTGGACGCAGCGCGGACCTCGAAGACGAATACTTGACCCGGTTGGGCGCGCGCTTCGAGTGTCGTTCGACAGACGACCCCGATCTCGGGTGGAAATGGGTGACCGAACAGATCGATGCCGGTACGCCGGTCATGGTGTGGACTGACATCGCCGAATTGCCCTATCTGAGAACGCGTCTGAGTATGAGCCGGCACGATGTCGTGATCGTAGGGTACGACGACGACGAGGAACTCGCCTTCGTGGTCGATAACGATCGCGATACACCTCAAGCCGTGCCTTACGAGAATCTACGGAAGGCGCGGGCATCGACGGGATTTCCCGTCCCCACGCGGCACACCACCTACGTAGTCGAGTGGCCCGGCGCGGCACCAGATCTCGGCAATGCTGCCCGGTCGGCCTTCCGTAGGTCCGCGGAC comes from the Mycolicibacterium litorale genome and includes:
- a CDS encoding transglutaminase-like domain-containing protein, with amino-acid sequence MTVDHSPYLEPTEFLDWQQDSVRDFVSSAIRGACGDTEKAIAIFTAVRDSIWYDPYTVTDNPHAYRASTVATAERAYCVPKAVLLTAACRAAGIPARLGFADVRNHLQTKALRERMGGSDVFVYHGYSLMFLNGAWVKATPAFNRELCARFGVSPIEFDGRSDALLHGFTADGTQHMEYLRDRGAYDDLPLADILQALRTHYGTFIDQPNSRPDLFA
- a CDS encoding BtrH N-terminal domain-containing protein yields the protein MASMVVPYRHDMGGHCGSGALRDLTEWAGIRWGDDTPDEGIVFALGGALDFSYVRSAHLRPPIYLVGRSADLEDEYLTRLGARFECRSTDDPDLGWKWVTEQIDAGTPVMVWTDIAELPYLRTRLSMSRHDVVIVGYDDDEELAFVVDNDRDTPQAVPYENLRKARASTGFPVPTRHTTYVVEWPGAAPDLGNAARSAFRRSADAMQGSCVSAPITEDSDCEIQVRGLPGVSTFVEDLKRWPKIFDDDTLDGALFALSAFIEKAGTGGGLFRDLQARGCRRVAEELSFEPAFKAAEAAKTASELWTAVAHAAYDRGADPHRRASGAASVAAQLPTAERRLAEALREAGDLLL
- a CDS encoding fatty acid--CoA ligase — translated: MQNVPLTVSAIVQHAAAIHGDSEVVTPTGNGYRRTPYRIVLARVARLANALRSLGVTADQRVATFQWSNQEHLEAYCAIPSMGAVLHTLNIRLAPEQLAYIANHASDQIVLVDASVAPLLARALPAMASVHTVIVTGEGDLAPLQGCGKTVLRYEEVLAGQEESFDWPELDELSAAAMCYTSGTTGDPKGVVYSHRSTYLHSLTACTANALSVSEADRVLAIVPMFHANAWGLIYAALMSGADLVLPDRYLQAEPLVSIIEDTRPTLAGAVPTIWNDVDRYLDSHPERDISSLRLVACGGSAVPLSLMRAFEEKYDVPIVQAWGMTETSPLATVARPAHRADATRRWELRASQGRPICGVEIRLRDDDGKDVPWDGQSVGEIQARGPWITGSYFGNNDTEKFDEGWLRTGDVGKIDAEGYLTLTDRSKDVIKSGGEWISSVELENTLIGHPAVYEAAVVGVADDKWQERPLALVVVHPGTDVDIDQLRSFLADKVAKWWIPERWSFVSDIPRTSVGKYDKKVIRARHSAGEYLIEIETS
- a CDS encoding acyl-CoA dehydrogenase family protein, producing MSSPISPWMNAELLELRDLAAKFFSAELAPHANRFADQHHVDRELWNRAGELGLLCMSIPEEYGGGGGTFAHEAVVLEEQARIGDSSWGAGLHSGIVAHYILQYATEELRAQWLPKMASGEMIGAIAMTEPGTGSDLQSVKTKALLDGDEYVITGSKTFITNGQQADLIIVVAKTDPSQGAAGISLIVVEADRAGFRRGKVLDKIGQRGQDTSELFFDEVRVPRSHLLGQSEGQGFIQLMTQLPQERLIVAVGAVAAMELALEQTLKYTREREAFGRPVFGFQNTKFTLAEAATETRIARVFLDYCIDLHLAGQLDVQTVAMAKWWTTERAMKVLDDCMQLHGGYGYMTEYPISRLWVDQRVQKIYAGTNEVMKEIISRSL